A segment of the Vibrio aquimaris genome:
AAAGATTTAGTTTCACTTCAGCGCTCACCCCGGCAGGGATTTTTTGTTGAGGGTTAGGCAAGAGGATTTCTATCGGAAAAGTATTAGTCTCAGGGGATGAAACTCTGGAAATATAGCTGACTTTACCTTCAACTTCATTATCATCGATAAAGGACACCTGAGCGGGTTGCTGGAGCGCCAAGTTTTGAATATGCCGTTCGCTCACATCGGCTTCTATTACTATCTGACGAAGATCAATTAATGTTGCAACAGGATCGCCAACACTGACAAAATCACCAAGCTCTATGTATAAACGCTCAATAGCACCACCAAACGGTGCTTTAACTGCTGTATTGGCAAGGGCAAGTTTTGCATTTCTCAGCCCCGCTCTTGCTTCGATTAGGTCTGCCTGAGCCTTACTAAAAGCGACCTCTCCTTGTAGTCCTTTATTTTTTAGAGATTGAACTGCCTTGTATTCCTTTTCCCTAACTTTAAGTAATGCACTAGCTCGTTCTACCTGGATGTCCAAATCACCTTTATCGATACGCGCAATCACTTGCCCTTTAATGACAGCTTCGCCTTTATCCACCGCCAACTCTACAATCTTACCCGCTATTTCCGCGCCCAATTTAGCTTGCTTATCAGGGGCTGTTCTTCCATATAAACTTATCGACTTTTGAACTTTTTGAGCAGTATATGTTTGGAAACCGACCTTTGCTTTAGGGCTATCATTCAAAGTGTTCGATAGCGTATTTTCTTCAGCAATCAGCGTCCCTAGCCCTAACCAAATCGATAAAACAAAAATAATAGCCAGTGACAAAATATAAGGTTTTGAGGAAAGAAATTGGAAGAATGACAATCTGCTCATAACAATCCTTTGCCGAGTATATGCATCAAATCTCAATAACTCAGGATATAAATGAACCCACTAAAAATAAAACACGCTGAACCAGTAATTTAGCCAATGTCTCAGTTATTACATCTAGCAGATGAGAGTTTGTGACATGCAGGGACTAGATCAGATTGATTTCAAAAACATAAGAAGTGAACAGTTAAGGAAATAATTCTGAGGGGCAAAAGCCGCGGTGGTACACGGCTTGTTTAAATCAGTCTTTACACGCTAAACGACGCGCCGCAACCACAAGTTGTTGTTGCATTTGGGTTACTCACGAAAAAGCGTGAACCTTCAAGTCCTTCGGTATAATCAACTTCCCCCCCCACAAGGTACTGTAAACTCATGGGGTCAACGACTAAAGTAACACCACTATTAATTATCGTTGTATCACCGTCATTCACATTCTCATCAAATGTAAAACCGTATTGAAAGCCACTACAACCGCCGCCTGTGATATAGACACGTAGCTTGAGGTTTGGGTTTTCTTCTTCAGCAATTAACACTCCCACTCTGTTGGCGGCAGCATCTGAAAAGGTTAGTGGAATATTGACTTCACTCACAGTGACCT
Coding sequences within it:
- a CDS encoding efflux RND transporter periplasmic adaptor subunit, translating into MSRLSFFQFLSSKPYILSLAIIFVLSIWLGLGTLIAEENTLSNTLNDSPKAKVGFQTYTAQKVQKSISLYGRTAPDKQAKLGAEIAGKIVELAVDKGEAVIKGQVIARIDKGDLDIQVERASALLKVREKEYKAVQSLKNKGLQGEVAFSKAQADLIEARAGLRNAKLALANTAVKAPFGGAIERLYIELGDFVSVGDPVATLIDLRQIVIEADVSERHIQNLALQQPAQVSFIDDNEVEGKVSYISRVSSPETNTFPIEILLPNPQQKIPAGVSAEVKLNLYEQLAVKVTPAILALDESGNLGVKTLTNEQVNFVPIKLVKAEQDGVWLTGLGEQVSIITVGQGFVRHGDTVIAVEQKK
- the erpA gene encoding iron-sulfur cluster insertion protein ErpA is translated as MSEVNIPLTFSDAAANRVGVLIAEEENPNLKLRVYITGGGCSGFQYGFTFDENVNDGDTTIINSGVTLVVDPMSLQYLVGGEVDYTEGLEGSRFFVSNPNATTTCGCGASFSV